In Candidatus Syntrophoarchaeum caldarius, one DNA window encodes the following:
- a CDS encoding methenyltetrahydromethanopterin cyclohydrolase, translating to MFAPAEVTINELTTGMTLTSGKIDTEILLESFRLKRV from the coding sequence ATGTTTGCACCTGCTGAGGTTACGATCAACGAGCTCACAACTGGAATGACACTGACGAGTGGAAAGATCGATACAGAGATCCTGCTCGAGTCGTTCAGGTTGAAGAGGGTTTGA